CCCTGACCCGGTACGGCCCGTGGGCCGTGGTGGTGGCCACCGTGCTGGGCATCGTGAGCCCCCTGTGCGCCTGCGGCATCCTGCCTCTCACCATCAGCCTGATCCTGGGCGGGCTCCCCCTGGCCCCGGCCATGAGCCTGCTGGTCGCCTCTCCCCTCATGAGCCCAGCGGGCTACACCCTGGCGGTGAAGAACCTGGGCCCGTTCTGGGCCAACGCCGAGCTCGCCGCAGCCGTGTTCATGGGCTTGTTCGCCGGCGGGGTGACCCACTGGTTCGAGACGAGGGGGCTGCGCCTAGAGACCCTGTTCCGCAAAGAGCTGCCCAAGGGCAACTTCCACGACCCGGACTACCCCGAGGAGATCCTCCGCTGCCACTGCAACGAGATGCTCAGCAAGCGGGTGGAGGCGCGCGGCGGCAACCCGCTGCTCGTGTTCCTGGCGAAGGCATGGGAGGGCGGGGTCAAGGTGGGGAAGTACGTGTTGATCGGGGTGCTGATCGAGGTGCTCGCCCGCCGCTACGTACCCAACGAGTGGATCGACCGGCTCCTGGTCTCGGGAGACCCTCTGGCGGTGCTGGGGCTCACCCTGGCCGTGGTGCCCCTCCACATCACCCAGATCACGGCCTCGGCCATCCTGTTCGGGTTCAGCGACCTGGCCATCTCCCGCGCGGCCGGCATGGCGTTCCTGGTGGGGGGGCCGGTCACGGCGCTGCCGGTGATGGGGGTGTTCCTCACCTTGTTCAAGCCCAAGATGTTCGCCCTGTACCTGGGGCTGTGTCTCGTCGGCACCCTGATCGTGGCCACCGCGTTCCAGGCCACGGCGTGGCTCGGAATCTGAAATTTCGTCTTTACACAAAGGGCTTTCGCTGTTACCCTTTCGCTCTTCGCTTCGAGGCACTCCGAAGTGGGCCGTTCGCCCACTTTTTTCGTTTTGGCGCGGCCATGCAGAAAAGTCCCAAGGAAATCGAGATCCAGGAGCTCCTGGCCCCGGTGGTCGAGGACGCGGGATACGAGGTGGTGGACCTGCGGCTTCGGACCGAGGCGGGCCGGCTGGTGCTGCGCCTCCTGGTGGACCGGCCCGGCGGGATCACGCTCGACGAGTGCGCCCGCCTCAGCCGGGAACTGAGTGCCCACATGGACGTGGCCGACCCCATCCGGGGGGCCTACGTGCTGGAAGTGTCCAGCCCGGGGATCCGCCGCCCCCTCACCCGGCCCGAGCACTTCGAGCGGTTCGTGGGGGAGCGGGTCGTGGTGAAGACCACCGAGGCGTTGGGAGGCCGCAAGACGTTCCGCGGCGTCAACCGGGGCCTGGGCGAGGACCAGACGGTCCTGGTGGAGGACGACTCCGGGGCCACGACGCGGATCCCGTTCGCGTCGATCCGGGAGGCGAACCTCGACCCGGAGATCCGGTTCTGACCGGCGGCCAGACACGCTAAAGACACCGAACCAGCGGGGACACCATGAAAGACCTGAACCGAGTCATCGACCAAGTGGTCCGGGAGAAGGGCATCGACCGGGAGGTGCTGATCGACGCCCTGGAGCAGGCCATGGCCACGGCCGCCCGGCGGCAACTGGGCAACCGAGAGATCGAGGCCCAGTTCGACGAGGAGACCGGCCGCGTCCAGATCTTCGAGTACATGACCGTGGTGGAGGAGGTGGAGGACTCCTACACCCAGATCAGCCTGCAGGAGGCCCGGGAGAAGTACGACCCCGAGTGCGAGGTGGGCGACGAGCTCGGCATCCCCCTGGAGCTCGGCGAGATGGGCCGGATCACGGCCCAGGTGGCCAAGCAGGTGATCATCCAGAAGGTCCGGGAGGCCGAACGGGAGCTGATCTACAGCGAGTTCATCGACCGCCGCGGCGAGATCATCAACGGCATCGTCCAGCGGTTCGAGCGCGGCGACATCATCGTGAACCTGGGGCGCACCGACGCGGTGCTGCCCCACGCCGAGCAGATCCGAAGCGAGAACTACCGCCAGGGCGACCGGATCCGGGCGCTGCTGCTCAAGGTGCAGAAGGAGTCCCGGGGACCGCAGCTGGTCCTGTCGCGGACCCATCCGGATTTCGTGAAGAAGCTGTTCGAGGCGGAGGTGCCCGAGATCCGGGAGGGCGTGGTGGAGATCCAGGCCTGCGCCCGCGACCCGGGCGAACGGGCGAAGATCGCCGTGGTCTCCCACGATCCGGACGTGGACCCGGTGGGCGCCTGCGTCGGCGTGCGCGGGAGCCGGGTCCGAGCCGTGGTCCAGGAGCTCCGTGGCGAACGGATCGACATCGTGGTGTGGAACGAGGAGCCGGCCATGTTCGCGGCCAACGCCCTCTCCCCCGCGCAGATCTCCCGGGTGCTGGTGGACGAGGAGCGGCACGTCATGACCGTGATCGTGCCGGAGGACCAGCTGAGCCTCGCCATCGGCCGAAGGGGCCAGAACGTGAAGCTCGCGGCGAAGCTCATGGGGTGGCGGCTCGACATCATCACCGAGCAGGAGGCCCGACGCCGAGAGGAGGAGCGGGGCAAGATCTTGCGTCTTCCCGGCATGGACCCCCTCAAGGTGGCCCTGCTCGGCCGGATCGACGTGCACTCGCTGGAGGATCTGTCCGAGATCCCGGTCCCCAAACTGTGCGAGGCCCTCGGCCTGGACACCGAAGAGGCCGAGGCCCTGCGGGACGCGGCCAAGAAGGCCTTCGAGGCCGAGCTGA
This is a stretch of genomic DNA from Deferrisoma camini S3R1. It encodes these proteins:
- a CDS encoding permease, which codes for MALFHEVSAVGQDMLAEIGAIWPYFALGVALEAWIRTKKWHLKIRRALTRYGPWAVVVATVLGIVSPLCACGILPLTISLILGGLPLAPAMSLLVASPLMSPAGYTLAVKNLGPFWANAELAAAVFMGLFAGGVTHWFETRGLRLETLFRKELPKGNFHDPDYPEEILRCHCNEMLSKRVEARGGNPLLVFLAKAWEGGVKVGKYVLIGVLIEVLARRYVPNEWIDRLLVSGDPLAVLGLTLAVVPLHITQITASAILFGFSDLAISRAAGMAFLVGGPVTALPVMGVFLTLFKPKMFALYLGLCLVGTLIVATAFQATAWLGI
- the rimP gene encoding ribosome maturation factor RimP; this encodes MQKSPKEIEIQELLAPVVEDAGYEVVDLRLRTEAGRLVLRLLVDRPGGITLDECARLSRELSAHMDVADPIRGAYVLEVSSPGIRRPLTRPEHFERFVGERVVVKTTEALGGRKTFRGVNRGLGEDQTVLVEDDSGATTRIPFASIREANLDPEIRF
- the nusA gene encoding transcription termination factor NusA; protein product: MKDLNRVIDQVVREKGIDREVLIDALEQAMATAARRQLGNREIEAQFDEETGRVQIFEYMTVVEEVEDSYTQISLQEAREKYDPECEVGDELGIPLELGEMGRITAQVAKQVIIQKVREAERELIYSEFIDRRGEIINGIVQRFERGDIIVNLGRTDAVLPHAEQIRSENYRQGDRIRALLLKVQKESRGPQLVLSRTHPDFVKKLFEAEVPEIREGVVEIQACARDPGERAKIAVVSHDPDVDPVGACVGVRGSRVRAVVQELRGERIDIVVWNEEPAMFAANALSPAQISRVLVDEERHVMTVIVPEDQLSLAIGRRGQNVKLAAKLMGWRLDIITEQEARRREEERGKILRLPGMDPLKVALLGRIDVHSLEDLSEIPVPKLCEALGLDTEEAEALRDAAKKAFEAELIAATSEAATERTEGGPEEAGPGAPPAGEESEPAEESEQEDEEDEERAEHGASAPDLPPAD